From Myxococcales bacterium, a single genomic window includes:
- a CDS encoding adenylosuccinate lyase has protein sequence MIPRYTPKEIAELWSDHNRYAVWLEVELAACEAMEVAGLVPAGTAAELRSRELRPDPDEIDRIEKTTRHDVIAFLTHIEEKAGAPARWLHRGMTSSDVLDSSFAVLLVRATDLLLARADRLVDALARRAEEHKNTPVIGRSHGIHAEPVTFGVVLAGHLAEVKRGRARLRAARGEIAVGKIAGAVGTYAHLSPEIEEAALAKLGLEPETVATQVVARDRHAAFFSAAALLAAAVERLATNIRHWQRTEVGEAEEQFAKGQKGSSAMPHKRNPVLSENLCGLARVVRAAVVPALENVSLWHERDISHSSVERMIAPDVTATLGFMLERAASVVEGLVVYEERMRENLERSGGLFFSEAIMLELVGKGLPRQRAYELVQKNAMAAFAGEGEFRELLLGDAEIGKHLGRAEIEHCFDLEHALRWADTLVARALAAP, from the coding sequence ATGATCCCGCGTTACACGCCCAAGGAGATCGCCGAGCTGTGGTCCGATCACAACCGCTACGCGGTGTGGCTGGAGGTGGAGCTCGCGGCCTGTGAGGCCATGGAAGTCGCCGGCCTCGTGCCGGCCGGCACGGCGGCCGAGCTTCGGTCGCGAGAGCTTAGGCCGGACCCCGACGAGATCGATCGCATCGAAAAGACGACCCGCCACGACGTGATCGCGTTCTTGACTCACATCGAAGAAAAGGCCGGTGCGCCGGCGCGCTGGCTTCACCGCGGCATGACCTCGAGCGACGTGCTCGACTCGAGCTTCGCGGTGCTCCTGGTGCGCGCGACCGACCTCTTGCTGGCCCGAGCCGATCGTCTCGTCGACGCGCTGGCGCGCCGGGCAGAGGAGCACAAGAACACGCCGGTCATCGGCCGCTCGCACGGCATTCATGCCGAGCCGGTCACGTTCGGTGTGGTGCTGGCCGGTCATCTCGCCGAGGTGAAACGTGGGCGGGCGCGGCTCCGGGCGGCCCGCGGTGAGATCGCGGTCGGCAAGATCGCTGGTGCGGTCGGCACCTACGCCCACCTGTCACCCGAAATTGAAGAGGCAGCGCTGGCCAAGCTCGGCCTCGAGCCCGAGACCGTCGCCACTCAGGTCGTCGCGCGGGATCGGCACGCGGCGTTCTTCTCCGCAGCGGCGCTCCTGGCAGCGGCCGTGGAACGCCTGGCGACCAACATCCGGCACTGGCAGCGGACCGAGGTCGGCGAGGCAGAGGAACAGTTCGCCAAGGGGCAGAAGGGCTCGAGCGCGATGCCCCACAAGCGCAACCCGGTCCTGAGCGAAAACCTGTGCGGCCTCGCGCGGGTCGTACGGGCGGCGGTCGTGCCGGCGCTCGAGAACGTCAGCCTGTGGCACGAGCGCGACATCTCCCACTCCAGCGTCGAACGCATGATCGCGCCGGACGTCACGGCCACCCTCGGTTTCATGCTCGAACGCGCGGCCTCGGTGGTCGAGGGCCTGGTGGTCTACGAAGAGCGCATGCGCGAGAATCTCGAGCGCTCCGGCGGGCTCTTTTTCAGCGAGGCGATCATGCTGGAGCTGGTCGGCAAAGGCCTGCCCCGCCAGCGCGCCTACGAGCTCGTGCAGAAGAACGCCATGGCCGCCTTCGCGGGTGAGGGTGAGTTCCGCGAGCTTTTGCTTGGCGACGCCGAGATCGGAAAACACCTCGGTCGAGCCGAGATCGAACATTGTTTCGATCTCGAGCATGCGCTCCGCTGGGCGGACACCTTGGTCGCGCGGGCGCTGGCTGCACCCTGA